Proteins from a genomic interval of Papaver somniferum cultivar HN1 chromosome 4, ASM357369v1, whole genome shotgun sequence:
- the LOC113273640 gene encoding PTI1-like tyrosine-protein kinase At3g15890 isoform X2, with translation MKWGCFCYCSPVDEDKEQPSVIKVSNSTKEHQWEVYSLKELLQATNNFHEDHKIGEGGFGSVYWGRTSKGDEIAVKRLKAVTMKAEMEFAVEVEILGRVRHKNLLGLRGFYVGADVLLDWPRRMNIVLGSAEGLVYLHHEANPHIIHRDIKASNVLLDAKFEAKVADFGFAKLIPEGVSHVTTRVKGTLGYLAPEYAMWGKVSESCDVYSFGILLLEIISGKKPLEKLPGGIKRDIIQWVTPYVEKANYNDIVDPRLKGNFNKEELKNAVEIALRCTAKPEKRPSMIEVVDRLKNGIISTHKKEVMQVKDCLDVSEDQYTIEDYEDEEEDEDTDYERFQSRAKRNWDELKIRY, from the exons ATGAAGTGGGGATGCTTTTGTTATTGCAGTCCTGTCGACGAGGATAAAGAACAACCCTCCGTTATCAAGGTGAGCAACAGTACAAAAGAGCATCAATGGGAGGTTTACTCTCTTAAGGAGCTATTACAAGCTACAAACAATTTTCACGAAGATCATAAAATCGGCGAGGGAGGTTTCGGAAGTGTTTATTGGGGTAGAACAAGCAAAGGTGACGAG ATTGCGGTGAAACGACTAAAGGCCGTGACAATGAAGGCAGAAATGGAATTTGCAGTTGAAGTGGAAATACTTGGAAGGGTCAGACACAAGAATTTGTTGGGTTTAAGAGGATTTTATGTTGGAG CCGATGTGTTATTGGATTGGCCTAGAAGAATGAACATCGTGCTCGGATCCGCAGAGGGATTAGT gtatTTGCATCATGAGGCCAACCCGCACATAATACATAGGGATATCAAGGCAAGTAATGTGCTACTTGATGCCAAATTTGAAGCAAAAGTAGCTGATTTCGGGTTCGCGAAACTAATCCCCGAAGGCGTAAGTCATGTGACAACCAGAGTAAAAGGTACGTTGGGATACTTAGCTCCTGAATATGCAATGTGGGGAAAAGTATCAGAAAGTTGTGATGTTTATAGTTTTGGAATTCTACTTCTTGAAATCATTAGTGGTAAAAAGCCTCTTGAGAAACTCCCCGGCGGGATAAAGCGTGATATCATCCAATGGGTTACTCCTTATGTTGAAAAAGCAAATTACAATGACATTGTTGATCCAAGGTTAAAGGGTAACTTTAATAAAGAAGAACTGAAGAATGCAGTTGAGATTGCTCTTCGTTGTACGGCTAAACCGGAGAAGCGGCCAAGTATGATTGAAGTTGTTGATCGGTTAAAGAACGGTATTATTAGTACTCATAAGAAAGAAGTTATGCAAGTAAAAGATTGTCTGGATGTCAGTGAAGATCAGTACACAATTGAAgattatgaagatgaagaggaggaTGAGGATACTGATTATGAAAGATTTCAATCAAGAGCTAAAAGAAATTGGGATGAACTGAAAATTAGATATTGA
- the LOC113273640 gene encoding PTI1-like tyrosine-protein kinase At3g15890 isoform X1: MKWGCFCYCSPVDEDKEQPSVIKVSNSTKEHQWEVYSLKELLQATNNFHEDHKIGEGGFGSVYWGRTSKGDEIAVKRLKAVTMKAEMEFAVEVEILGRVRHKNLLGLRGFYVGGDERLIVYNFMPNHSLITHLHGHLAADVLLDWPRRMNIVLGSAEGLVYLHHEANPHIIHRDIKASNVLLDAKFEAKVADFGFAKLIPEGVSHVTTRVKGTLGYLAPEYAMWGKVSESCDVYSFGILLLEIISGKKPLEKLPGGIKRDIIQWVTPYVEKANYNDIVDPRLKGNFNKEELKNAVEIALRCTAKPEKRPSMIEVVDRLKNGIISTHKKEVMQVKDCLDVSEDQYTIEDYEDEEEDEDTDYERFQSRAKRNWDELKIRY; this comes from the exons ATGAAGTGGGGATGCTTTTGTTATTGCAGTCCTGTCGACGAGGATAAAGAACAACCCTCCGTTATCAAGGTGAGCAACAGTACAAAAGAGCATCAATGGGAGGTTTACTCTCTTAAGGAGCTATTACAAGCTACAAACAATTTTCACGAAGATCATAAAATCGGCGAGGGAGGTTTCGGAAGTGTTTATTGGGGTAGAACAAGCAAAGGTGACGAG ATTGCGGTGAAACGACTAAAGGCCGTGACAATGAAGGCAGAAATGGAATTTGCAGTTGAAGTGGAAATACTTGGAAGGGTCAGACACAAGAATTTGTTGGGTTTAAGAGGATTTTATGTTGGAGGTGACGAAAGGCTTATAGTTTATAATTTCATGCCAAATCATAGCTTAATCACTCATTTGCACGGTCATCTTGCAGCCGATGTGTTATTGGATTGGCCTAGAAGAATGAACATCGTGCTCGGATCCGCAGAGGGATTAGT gtatTTGCATCATGAGGCCAACCCGCACATAATACATAGGGATATCAAGGCAAGTAATGTGCTACTTGATGCCAAATTTGAAGCAAAAGTAGCTGATTTCGGGTTCGCGAAACTAATCCCCGAAGGCGTAAGTCATGTGACAACCAGAGTAAAAGGTACGTTGGGATACTTAGCTCCTGAATATGCAATGTGGGGAAAAGTATCAGAAAGTTGTGATGTTTATAGTTTTGGAATTCTACTTCTTGAAATCATTAGTGGTAAAAAGCCTCTTGAGAAACTCCCCGGCGGGATAAAGCGTGATATCATCCAATGGGTTACTCCTTATGTTGAAAAAGCAAATTACAATGACATTGTTGATCCAAGGTTAAAGGGTAACTTTAATAAAGAAGAACTGAAGAATGCAGTTGAGATTGCTCTTCGTTGTACGGCTAAACCGGAGAAGCGGCCAAGTATGATTGAAGTTGTTGATCGGTTAAAGAACGGTATTATTAGTACTCATAAGAAAGAAGTTATGCAAGTAAAAGATTGTCTGGATGTCAGTGAAGATCAGTACACAATTGAAgattatgaagatgaagaggaggaTGAGGATACTGATTATGAAAGATTTCAATCAAGAGCTAAAAGAAATTGGGATGAACTGAAAATTAGATATTGA